GCGAGTGGAGCGGGAAGATACGCTCGACGCCGTAGCTGTTCGAAATCTTGCGGACAGTAAAGCTGGAACCGAGGCCGCGGTTGAGGCGCTTGATGCAGACCCCTTGATAAACCTGGATGCGCTGCTTGTCGCCTTCAACAATCTTAACGTGAACGCGAAGAGTATCGCCGCCTTTGAAGACCGGGATATTCTTGCGCATCTGTTCCATTTCGAGACGTTCAATTGTGTTCATGTTTTCTTCTCCTCTATGCCGATTTTCGGACAAATCGTTTTGCTCCCGGCGCATGCACGGGGCGGGCTGTGGTTTAGAATCAACGTCCTGTGAAGATCCGGTCGAGAATGATGGCCGCCGCCGCTCTGACCGGTAAATGATTGTAGTCTGCAACTCCCTGAATCGATTGAAATGTTTCAAAGCTCCGCTCGATAATCTCCGGTGCCAGTCCTGATCCTGTCCCCAGAACCAGCAGAAGCGGCTCTTCTATGAGCAGGCGTTGGCAGTCTTGACCGTTCAACCCTTGCGGGCTTTTTGCACTGGTTACGATGATCCGTGCCGGTCGGGAGTGTTTCTTACTCCAGCGCTCCCGAGCCGTTTCAAGATCAGTCACTGTCTCCAGTAGTTGAAATGCGCTGCAACGATCGGGATTATGCGTCGAGCCATAACCGTGCAGCCAATGCTCAAGGATCTGCTCTACAACCTTTTGCTGTTCTTTGACCGGGGTGACGACAAAGAAACGTCCGACCCCGAAAGTGCGGCAGGTGCGAGCAATATCATGCAGATCCAGATTGGTGACAGCGCTTGCAACCACCTCGTTGCAACGGTTGAGCACCGGGTAATGGACCAAGGCAACCGCAAGACGGCTTAACACGGACTGGAGCTTTCCTTCTCCTGCACCATGTCCGCGAGGAATTTTTTATCCTCAGCAGAGAGTTCAGCGCTTTCGAGTAGTTCCGGGCGCCGTAACCAGGTGCGTCTTAACTGTTCGGTCCGCCGCCACCGGGCAATCCTGGCATGGTCGCCGCTGAGGAGGGCTTCGGGAACCTTCATTCCGTTGAACTCCTGTGGTCGCGTATAATGCGGGTGCTCAAGGAGTCCGTCGGCAAAAGAGTCGGTGACTGCACTGTTGCAATTGCCAAGAACACCGGGAATGAGTCGGGCAATAGCATCGATCATGACCATGGCCGGCAATTCCCCGCCAGTCAGGACAAAATCGCCAATAGAGTATTCGGCGTCGACCATGGAGCGGATGCGCTCGTCAAATCCTTCGTAGCGGCCGCAGACAAAGATAAGGCCGGTTTCCTGACTTAACTTCGCTGCTTCCTGCTGATCGAATCGCTGCCCTTGCGGGCTCATGAGCAGGACTTTTGATTGCGGCGTCTCTTCTTTCAGTTTCTGCAGCGCCCGCGCCACCGGTTCCGGTTTAAGGACCATGCCGTTTCCGCCACCATAGGGGATGTCGTCGGTGACTTTATGGCGGCCCTCAGCCCAATCCCGTAGATACCAGGCGCGGATGTCAATGATGCCACGTTCTACCGCTTTCCCTAAAATGCTCATGGCAAAGGGAGATTCGACCATGCTCGGGAAGAGGGTGAGCAGATCAAAGCGCATCAGAATCCGTTTCGGGAACTAATCCTTCAGGCAGATCAACGTGCATGATCTTGGCGTCTTCATCGATCTTGAGAATGAAGGCGTCAAC
This genomic stretch from Deltaproteobacteria bacterium HGW-Deltaproteobacteria-4 harbors:
- a CDS encoding 50S ribosomal protein L19, with translation MNTIERLEMEQMRKNIPVFKGGDTLRVHVKIVEGDKQRIQVYQGVCIKRLNRGLGSSFTVRKISNSYGVERIFPLHSPSIDKIEVVMCGDVRRAKLYYLRNLQGKAARIREKRY
- a CDS encoding tRNA (guanosine(37)-N1)-methyltransferase TrmD, which produces MRFDLLTLFPSMVESPFAMSILGKAVERGIIDIRAWYLRDWAEGRHKVTDDIPYGGGNGMVLKPEPVARALQKLKEETPQSKVLLMSPQGQRFDQQEAAKLSQETGLIFVCGRYEGFDERIRSMVDAEYSIGDFVLTGGELPAMVMIDAIARLIPGVLGNCNSAVTDSFADGLLEHPHYTRPQEFNGMKVPEALLSGDHARIARWRRTEQLRRTWLRRPELLESAELSAEDKKFLADMVQEKESSSPC